From a region of the Etheostoma spectabile isolate EspeVRDwgs_2016 unplaced genomic scaffold, UIUC_Espe_1.0 scaffold00006622, whole genome shotgun sequence genome:
- the LOC116678209 gene encoding UNC119-binding protein C5orf30 homolog has translation MSVRMEMDINGVSRAHVSILPATEIKAALKPEAERPRCASTPCSPIRGTVAGYQILHMDSNYLVGFTTGEELLKLAHQWSEGTPEKGSVSEAVSSSIQSTVPKSVDLDIHRSSRICKSKSRYYQPYDIPTASGRRRRRMPSSSDTFLRSLAHGEPGKGHHATLPLCLLKGKRAQSKSLDYLNLDKISIKESSDTEVLQYQLQHLTLRGERMFSRNKT, from the coding sequence ATGTCTGTAAGGATGGAAATGGATATCAATGGAGTGTCAAGGGCACACGTCTCTATTCTTCCTGCAACTGAGATCAAAGCTGCATTAAAACCAGAAGCAGAAAGACCTCGCTGTGCCAGCACTCCATGTTCACCTATTAGAGGTACTGTTGCAGGATACCAGATCCTGCACATGGACTCAAACTATCTGGTGGGCTTCACCACTGGGGAGGAGCTTCTCAAACTGGCCCATCAGTGGTCAGAAGGCACTCCGGAGAAGGGTTCTGTATCAGAAGCTGTGTCAAGCTCCATCCAGAGCACTGTCCCAAAGTCTGTAGACTTGGACATCCACCGTTCTTCAAGAATCTGCAAAAGCAAAAGTCGCTACTACCAACCCTACGACATTCCTACTGCCAGTGGGCGGAGACGGAGGCGTATGCCCAGCTCGAGCGACACCTTTCTCAGGTCCCTGGCCCACGGGGAGCCAGGGAAGGGTCATCATGCAACACTACCCCTATGTCTGCTTAAAGGGAAGAGGGCCCAGTCCAAGTCTCTGGACTACCTTAATTTGGACAAAATAAGCATCAAAGAGTCATCAGACACTGAGGTGTTACAGTACCAACTGCAGCACCTTACCCTGCGAGGGGAGCGCATGTTTTCCAGAAACAAGACATAA